In the genome of Mucilaginibacter sp. 14171R-50, the window CACAAATTGCTTACGCCATAGATATGGAGCGCGTACAGACCGCTACCATCCCCGATGAACTTAGAACACGCATCCAAAACGGGTATAATTCCGAGCGTAGCGGATCTATCCAGATCATTTTGAAACCCGGATGGTTCAGCGGCGGCCAAACAGGTACAACCCACGGTTCCTGGAACCCGTATGATGCGCATATTCCATTAGTATTTATGGGGTGGGGAATTAAACATGGCAGCCTCACCCGCGAAACGCACATGACAGATATTGCGCCGACCGTTGCCCAGCTATTACATATACAGGCACCCGACGGAAACATAGGTACGGCTATTGGAGAGGTGTTAAAGTAAGATAATAAATTGCCCGGCTGATATTAACTATCCCGGGCAATTATAAATACAGTTAAAACTAAAGCACAGCTAAAATATCTTTTACGCTTGCGCGCTTGCTATAGTCCTTATCAAAGTGAACGAAAGCTATTTTGCCCGCGCTGTTAATCACATACGTAGCCGGTACCGGCAAAACGTTGTCAGAATTACCGTTGGCCTTGGTCATATCTAAACCGTAGCCTTTATATTTAGTAACGGTAGCTTCGTCCATCACATAGTTTACTCCATAGCTTTTCATAATGCTGTAGCCTTTATCCTGCACAATAGAATACGCCGCCTTTGTTTTTGCCACGGTTTTGGTGATATTCTCGGATGTTTCGGGCGTTACGCCAATTACATAAGCTTTTTTATTGGTTAATAGTTGCAATGAATCCTGGATATGCTGCATTTGCCTGTTGCAATACGGGCACCATTGCCCCCTGTAAAAAAACAACACCACCGACTTGTGCGACTTAAGCAGCTCTTTCAGATCAACCGTTTTACCCGAATTATCTTTTGCTGAAAAGTTGGGGGCTGTATCGCCGGTTTTTAACCCGGTTTGAGCCATTATATGCACCGAGAACATAAGCCCCAGGGCTGCTAAAATATATTTCTTCATTATTTTTAAATTGATAGGTTGAAAAAAGATGGGGCCATTCACAACCCCGTCTTTAACTCAAAAAACTTACCTGTACAGGTAATTACATTTTACTGCCCATTTTATCTCCATCCATTTTAGATGGTTCCATTTTGGATTTTTCCATTTTGGCCGGTTTTTTCTTCTTCATATCCTTCTTTTTCATTTTATCCATCTTTTGCATTTTGCCGGTATTGCTAACGGCGGTAAGTGATGGTAAAGAATGATTGATGGTGCCTGCGTGAAGATTAAGGCTAAAACATAAGGCGATGGCAGCCGCTAATACGGTGCCTTTTAAAATTGGTCTGTTGTACGTTTTCATTGTTATGGTTTTTTAATTTGCCGGCTTTGTCGCAGGTAATTACTAAACCTTACAAGCGGGGTTAACTTTTATTCAGTTCATTGTCTATCCGCAGTTTCAATTCTCTTTTAAAATTATCATCCAGGCGAATATTTGCCGGCGGCGGGCCTTTGAGTAATTGCTTAACCATTATATCTATCTTCCGGCTTTGCTTGATATATAGCCGGCACACGCCGCAGGTAATTAAGTGCAGGCGCAGTTCAAAATTTTCCTGAAGGCTAAGCGGCTGTTCCATCCTTTTTTCGATCATGAAAGTAGCTTTGCGGCAGTTGTAAAGTATTTTTGTCAGCTTATTCATTTTTATACCCAGTTTTTTTGAAGACAAGCCCTCAGGTTTAATTTAGCGCGGTGGATGATCACCCAAAAATTAGACGCGCTTATTTTCAATTCGGCACAGATTACATCCGTTGTTTGGTCATCCATATGTTTCATGGTAAACACAGATAGCCAAAGCGACGGCAACTTGTGCATGCATTTTTGCAGTATGTGGTTAAATTCTTTGGTAAGCATCGGGTCCGTATTATCTATGCCAAATGGTGCCGGCCAGTGCTCCTGGTGCCAGTGTCCTTCCTGGTCCCAAAAAAATTCGGTTTCGCCGGCGCCTGTATCATTTATACTAAGGGTTTTAAGCCCCT includes:
- a CDS encoding peroxiredoxin family protein — encoded protein: MKKYILAALGLMFSVHIMAQTGLKTGDTAPNFSAKDNSGKTVDLKELLKSHKSVVLFFYRGQWCPYCNRQMQHIQDSLQLLTNKKAYVIGVTPETSENITKTVAKTKAAYSIVQDKGYSIMKSYGVNYVMDEATVTKYKGYGLDMTKANGNSDNVLPVPATYVINSAGKIAFVHFDKDYSKRASVKDILAVL
- a CDS encoding sigma-70 family RNA polymerase sigma factor; this translates as MDNIELIAEAAPLKPREWVSAHADYLYAYTITRVNNEEQARDLVQETFLAALEGIHKFEGKSSERTWLTAILRNKIIDTYRKKTKGLKTLSINDTGAGETEFFWDQEGHWHQEHWPAPFGIDNTDPMLTKEFNHILQKCMHKLPSLWLSVFTMKHMDDQTTDVICAELKISASNFWVIIHRAKLNLRACLQKNWV